CTCTTGCAGTGTTGGAGACTGGGCAAGGAAGGGAGAGTGGATTTCCATCTTCTAACTCTTCTCCAGGATTCCTGCCTCTGCCAACTCTGCTCTCTCTGCACCCCTAGGTCTGTCCCTGATGCTGCGCACAGAGCAGAATGACTTCATTCCCCTGCTGTCCACAGTGACTGGGGCCCGGGTAATGGTGCACGGGCAGGATGAACCTGCCTTTATGGATGATGGTGGCTTTAACTTGCGGCCTGGCGTGGAGACCTCCATCAGCATGAGGAAGGCAAGGATGCTGACTGGGAGGCCTGGAAGGAGAGCCTCAGATTGCAGAGGGGCAGGGGGAAGGCATGGGAGGCTGTGGAGGGAGAGTGTGTGGGGTGGGCCTTGAGCATGTGGAGGTCTTCAGGAGCAGGAATGAGGGGCAGAGGGGCTGGCACTGGGAAGTAAGGCCCTGCAGGGTGGACTTTGGGGGACAAGTGCTGAGAAGGCATTCAGGGCATGCTGAGGATTTCTGGGGATGCTCTGGGCCCACTGGCCTTGAAATGAGCAGTGGGTGGGCATGAGGTGGCTGGAGGCATGTATTGAGAGGGTGAGGCTGGTAGGAGGGGCTGGCAGGTGTGAGATACAACCTGGAACTGAGGGAAGGCAGAGAACCTGGAGGCACTTGCTCTGTCCTCTGATCTCTTGGTGTATGTGGGTTCATAGGAAGCCCTGGACAGACTTGGGGGCGACTATGGCGACTGCACCAAGAATGGCAGTGATGTCCCTGTCAAGAACCTTTACCCTTCAAAGTACACGCAGCAGGTGAGGCCCAACCTGATtctgtggcagcccctcccaggcCTGCCCTGGCTGGTCCTGCAAAGCTGcagggattgtgtgtgtgtgagagagagggaaACTGGGGAGTGGTGGAAAGAGGATGGAGGCTCTGTGCAGAGAACTGCTGAGTTCAGTCCCGAACCCCCTCTCctctccaccctcctcccttCCAGGTGTGTATTCACTCCTGCTTCCAGGAGAACATGATCAAGGAGTGTGGCTGTGCCTATATCTTCTATCCACGGCCCCAGAACGTGGAGTACTGTGACTACAGGAAGCACAGTTCCTGGGGTGAGACTCCAGggagcccctgccctgccccactgACCCCAGTACTCCCTGAGGCGCTTCTTCCTCTCAGTCCCCTGTTTGTGGGGATGACTTCTGGCTGGGATGACATCCCACCTGCTGGGATGACATCGCACCTGCTGGGATGAATCCTCCCTTGCTCTTGTTCTTCAACCTttagtctctgcctctgtcagtttccctctccctcagtctctctttctctctctctttttttttttttttttgagatggagtctcactctgtcgcccaggctggagtgcagtggtgcaatctcagctcactgcaaactccacctcctgggttcatgccattctcctgcctcagccttccaagtatctgggactacaggcgcccgccaccacggctaatttttttgtatttttagtagagatggggtttcactgtgttagccaggatggtctcgatctcctgacctcatgatctgcctgcctcggcctccctctctcttctattTCGTTCCTCCCTCTCAGTGTTGCAGTCTCTCTGTTTTGGCCTTTGTGTGTTTGTCAAGGAACTGTCCCATTTACAACAACCTGCAGCAGAAGGAAGAAGGGCACCCGAGAAAACCTCCAGCCACTCCTCACTGGCTGCTGAGGTTTCAGTGCACGCGCTGCCCACAGCTTGCCTGCTCAGTGCCCAGGGTGCTTAGCTGGGCAGGCTCCGGAGGGGCTAAGTGGGGTACACAACACTTCCCTGGGGCgcaggaagaaaatattagaagttACATGGGTCTGTCTCGTTCCTTCACATTTTCCATCTTATGTGCTTTAGAATGGACATACTGTCTCCATTCAACAGTAGAGGtatgtaatttataaatcaaatacATGTATTGGACCtgcttatttaatatttttttttttttttttttttacctgaacaAGGGCACAATCAATAAAGTTTGAAGCACCTTGGAATCTCCTCCTTATCCTGGTATAGGAGTAGACAAATCTCTTTCGACTACAGCTGAGTTGTTTGGCAGGGAAGTTGTGTGCCAGGaagctgagagagaaagaaaatcacaaaaataaaatatggaagcTGCAAGGGTTTGCATTCCTGGAGTGCATGCTCTTTCCTGGCACAACTGGCCTGCTCCCCCTGCAGTTCCTCCTCCCAGGGCTctcccctgggcccagctgtcCCACAGGGTGGGCCGAGGGCCATCACAGGAGGTGACATGGTAGCAGACACTGGAGACACGGAGGTCTCAAAGGCAGCGGATTGTCTCACCCGAGAGTTCAGCGTCCATCCCTACCTTGTTTCTGTCTGTGGTGACTTTTCTACTTCTGTCCTTCCCTGGGCTGGCTCTGCAGTTCTCTTCTGCCTGGACTTTCCAGTCGTGGCCTCCTGGTTCCTGTCTCTCTGACCTTAGAGGAGTGTAGCACATCAGAACTGGGGGAAACCCAAAGGCCATCTGGCCTCACCTCCTTTCTCAGATGAGCAAATTGAGGTCCAGGGGGAGGATGTGACATGTCCCAGGGTATACAGGACAGGGACAGAGGGGATGCCACCCGGGATTTCTCCTTCCcctcaaataattatttctacgTCGTGGGTTTGCACATCTGTGagtgaaaaataacaatatagaTTGCTGAGAAGTTGTGAggatgagagaggaagcaaggctAAAAACACAGTCTGCTGCGTTTCCTAGGGCTTACTTCCCCGGAGAAGAGGACCAGCTGCTTCCCCTTCTTCCTAAAGATCTCCAACCCTGGTAGGGATTTGGGTCAGAAATGAAGAAGGAGTTCGGACTGAGGAACTAAAAGTAGCAATAATGACAAAATAACCTTACTTAGAATTTGGGAAATAGGGGAGGAGGGGAATCTGCagttccattatttttatttttatttttttggtaatagctttattgagataatttataTCCCATACGATTCACTCATTTAAAGCGTACAGCTTCATTTTAgtcaaattttagtttttagttttaggttttcAGTATAGTCCcagagttgtgcaatcatcaccaccatcaattttggaatatttttagtgTTCCCAAAAGAAACTTTGTACTCactcaggccgggcatggtggttcatgcctgtaatcccagcattttgagaggccaaggtgggcagatcacttgagcccaggagttcgacaccaacctgggcaacatggtgaaaccctgtctttagaaaaattagctgggcatggtggtgcaaacctatagtcccagccacttgggaggctgaggtgggagaatcacctgagcccaggaggtcgaggctgcagtgagccatgatcaggccactgcactccagcctgggcaatggagtgagaccctgtctcaaaaaaataaatagataaacctTGTACTCATTAGCAAATCCCaagcttccctcccctcctccaccacTGCCAGCCCTTGGGCAACCACGATTCTTTCTTCCTCTATGGATTTGCCcattctgaatcttttttttttttttttcagagacagagtctccctctgtcgcccagactggagtgcagtggcgcagtctcggctcactgcaacctccgcctctcaggttcaagcaattctcctgtctcagcctcccaagtacctgggactacaggtgcatgccaccatgccaggctaatttttatatttttttgtagagagggggtttcaccatattggtcaggttggtcttcaactcctgacctcaggtgatccacctgcctcggcctcccaaagtgctggaattacaagtgtgagccaccatgtccggccattCTGAATCTTTCATACAGACAGAATCTTAGAGTGTGTGACCTTCgtgtctgccttatttcacttagcataatattttcaagtttcatccatgttgtagcaataGCAGTGCCTCATTCCTTTATATGGTTGAATAACAACACTCccttgtatggatagaccacactTTGTTTACCCATTTTTCAGTTagtggacatttgtgttgttgcCACTTTTtggttactgtgaataatgctgctgtgagcatttgtgtacaagtttttgtgtggacacacgttttccattttcttgtgtatatacctaggagtggaattgctgggtcattcGGTaatctatgtttaacattttttgaggagctgccaggctgttttccaaagtgacatCACCATTGTACATCCCTAGCAGCAATATATGAGGTTttcagtttctctacatcttGCCAGttcttgttattgtctttttaaatttaaatttaatttaatttaatttttgagaagactctcactctgttgcccaggctggagtgcagtggcacaatcttggctcaatacaacctctacctcctgggttcaagcaattctcctgcctcagcctcccaagtagctggggattacaggtgtgcaccaccacacctggctaatttttgtattttcagtagagactggatttcaccatgttggccaggctggtctcgaattcctgacctcaggtgatccacctgcctcagcctcccatagtgttggtattacaggcatgagccaccgcgcctggtgtattgtctttttttaaataataggcaTCTTAATGGGCATGAAGTGTTATCTTATTGTGGCATAGTTCCCTTATTCTTATACAATTTTTGTTCCCATTTTTCTTCATGGCGTTTTAGTTTTTGTCCATAGTGTATATTTCCTTACACTGGCgtatcctgttttgttttgttttgttttgtttttcccctgaCTTAgcttatattctttctttcttaatttattttttaggccgggtgcagttgctcgcgcctgtaatcccagcactttgggaggccaaggcgggtggatcatgaggtcaggagatcgagaccatcctggctaacacagtgaaaccccgtctctactaaaaatacaaaaaattatctgggcgtggtggcgggcacctgtagtcccagctacttgggaggctgaagcaggagaatggtgtgaacccgggaggtggaacttgcagtgagctgtgatcatgccactgtactctagcctgggcaacagaacgagactccatctaaaaaaaaagaaaaaaaaattaatttatttttaatttttttttttagagacaaggtctcactctgttgccagggttGGAGTACAAAGGCACACTCATAGCTCacttgcaaccttgaactcctggcctctaacgaccctcccacctcagcctcccaaagagctgagccactgtccctggcctagcttaatttcttaaacatttggTACTTCTTGGTACTGCCACTCATAGGACATCATTATAATGCTAAATAATGCTCTTGTAAAGTGGGTACCCAGGGATCTTGGGAGACCTCTTGGGTGTGGGGTAGAGAAAGTTGAGGTGCCCTAGGAGAACAGGCATCTCTCTGTACCCACAGGCTACTGCTACTATAAGCTCCAGGCTGACTTCTCCTCAGACCACCTGGGCTGTTTCACCAAGTGCCGGAAGCCATGCAGGTTAGTGTCCCTTCCCCGGGTGCAGGTTGGGAAGAATACAGGTTACCCAGCCAAGCCTTCAAGTGGGAGAACTCTGCCCCAACACTGAACACCTTTCTCCATCCCCAGTGTGACCAGCTACCAGCTCTCGGCTGGTTACTCACGATGGCCCTCGGTGACATCCCAGGTAGAGTGTGGGGAAGCGACGGGTGGGGGATGTGTATGCCCGTGTAATGCTGTGGCCTTCTCTGGGTattatgtgtatgagtgtgtttgATACAACTTACCCCTGTAAGCCTGAAGCGTATGGACCTTGATGACAGCCCCATTCTTTCCTAGGAATGGGTCTTCGAGATGCTATCGCGACAGAACAACTACACCATCAACAACAAGAGGTGAGTCCCGCCCGGGTCCCAGCCACAAGAAAGGAGTCTTTGGGAGGGAAAATAGACCTAGGAAGAGAGATCCATATGGTTGATTATAGGAAGGTCCAGGAATTTCATCCTCTACCATTTCTTCCCACCCTCTGCCCCACACCTAAGAAATGGAGTGGCCAAAGTCAACATCTTCTTCAAGGAGCTGAACTACAAAACCAAttctgagtctccctctgtcacggTAGGTCGTGCCTGGATGGAGCCTGTGATGCTCTGAGGGTCTTACTTAGCAGGGCAGCTGTCAGGGAAAACCAAAAGGTTGTCTGTGGACCGGAAGGCTCTGGGTCTCAAAGGTGGGGCACCAAAGAAGAGGGTCAAGGGAGAGGTCGGGAGGGTTGGAAGAAGGAGCTCGGCCGGGGCATAAGGTCTctgggggtggtgggaggaaCAGGCATGCTAGATGCTGGGGTGAAGGCACTTGAGCCATGCCCTCATTTCAGCTGCCCCTGCTGTGGGCCAGTTATCAGTTTTCTCTGGGTGACGCTGGCCAGGAGCAGAGACAAGGAGCCCAGGGGGCTGCCGAGAGGCTGACAGGACTCAGGGGTCCTCGAGGATGAAGGGAGATAGCTTGGTGAGGAGGAATGGGGGCTCCTCTGCCAGAGTCCATCCAGAACCCTCTGTCCCATCGTCAATGTACCTCTTCTCTCACAGATGGTCACCCTCCTGTCCAACCTGGGCAGCCAGTGGAGCCTGTGGTTCGGCTCCTCAGTGCTGTCTGTGGTGGAGATGGCCGAACTCATCTTTGACCTGCTGGTCATCACGTTCCTTATGCTGCTCCGAAGGTTCCGAAGCCGATACTGGTCTCCAGGCCGAGGGGACAGGGGTGCTCAGGAGGTGGCCTCCACCCAGGCATCCTCCCCGCCTTCCCacttctgcccccaccccacacctcTGTACTTGTCCCAGCTAGGCCCTGCTCCGTCCCCAGCCTTGACAGCCCCTCCCCCTGCCTATGCCACCCTGGGCCCCTGCCCATCTCCAGGGGGCTCCGCAGGGGCCAGCTCCTCCGCCTATCCTCTGGGGGGGccctgagagagaaggagaggttCCTCGCACCAAGGCAGATGCTCCCCTGGTGGGAGGGTGCTGCCCTTGGCAAGATTGAAGGATGTGGAGGGCTTCCTCCCAGAGCCGCCCAAACTGCCTTTGATGTGTGGAGGGGAAGCCAGATGGGTAAGGGGCTCAGGAAGTTGCTCCAAGAACAGTGGCCGATGAAGCTGCCCAGAAGTGCCTTGGCTCCGGCTCTGTACCCCTTGGTACGGCCTCTGAACACTCTGGTTTCCCCACCCAACTGCAGCTAAGTCTCCTTTTCCCTTGGATCAGCCAAGCCAAACTTGGAGCTTTGACAAGGAACTTTCCTAAGAAatggctggccgggcgcggtggctcaagcctgtaatcccagcactttgggaggccgagacgggcggatcacaaggtcaggagatcgagaccaccctggctaatacggtgaaaccccatctctactaaagaatacaaaaaaaactagctgggcgacgaggcgggcgcctgtagtcccagctacttgggaggcggaggcgggagaatggcataaacccgggaggcggagcttgcagtgagctgagatctggccaccgcactccagcctgggtgacagagccagactccgtctcaaaaaaaaaaaaaaaaaaatggctgatgACCAGGACAAAACACAACCAACGGTACACACAGGCATGCACGGGTTTCCTGCCTAGCGACGGCTGAAGCCAGCCCCTGATTGACCTGGCCACACTGCTCTCCAGTAACACAGATGTCTGCTCCTCATCTTGAACTTGGGTGGGAAACCCCACCCAAAAGCCCCCTTT
The Rhinopithecus roxellana isolate Shanxi Qingling chromosome 10, ASM756505v1, whole genome shotgun sequence DNA segment above includes these coding regions:
- the SCNN1A gene encoding amiloride-sensitive sodium channel subunit alpha isoform X2; the protein is MEGTKLEEQDASPPQPTPGLTKGDKHEEQGLGPEPAAPQQPTAEEEALIEFHRSYRELFEFFCNNTTIHGAIRLVCSQHNRMKTAFWAVLWLCTFGMMYWQFGLLFGEYFSYPVSLNINLNSDKLVFPAVTICTLNPYRYPEIKEELEELDRITQQTLFDLYKYDSSPTLVAGSRGRRDLRSTLPHPLQRLRVPRQARSAASSVRDNNPQVDWKDWKIGFQLCNQNKSDCFYQTYSSGVDAVREWYRFHYINILSRLPETLPSLEEDTLGNFIFACRFNQVSCNQANYSHFHHPMYGNCYTFNDKNNSNLWMSSMPGVNNGLSLMLRTEQNDFIPLLSTVTGARVMVHGQDEPAFMDDGGFNLRPGVETSISMRKEALDRLGGDYGDCTKNGSDVPVKNLYPSKYTQQVCIHSCFQENMIKECGCAYIFYPRPQNVEYCDYRKHSSWGYCYYKLQADFSSDHLGCFTKCRKPCSVTSYQLSAGYSRWPSVTSQEWVFEMLSRQNNYTINNKRNGVAKVNIFFKELNYKTNSESPSVTMVTLLSNLGSQWSLWFGSSVLSVVEMAELIFDLLVITFLMLLRRFRSRYWSPGRGDRGAQEVASTQASSPPSHFCPHPTPLYLSQLGPAPSPALTAPPPAYATLGPCPSPGGSAGASSSAYPLGGP